Proteins encoded together in one Dechloromonas sp. HYN0024 window:
- a CDS encoding phasin family protein: MSINTEQFTAANKATVDSLLSVANTALASAERIAALNLNTARAALEDTVSGVKSVMEAKDPKAALAAQTALAQPAVEKAVAYSRSVYEISAQTQQDLAKMVEAQFGDFQKSMAGMVEMATKSAPAGSEGAVAAIQSAIAAANSAFGNMNTVAKQFADAAQANMAAVTKKSK; the protein is encoded by the coding sequence ATGTCTATCAACACCGAACAATTCACCGCCGCCAACAAAGCCACCGTTGACTCCCTGCTGTCTGTTGCCAACACCGCCCTGGCTTCTGCCGAGCGCATCGCCGCCCTCAACCTGAACACCGCCCGCGCCGCTCTGGAAGATACCGTTTCCGGCGTCAAGTCGGTCATGGAAGCCAAGGACCCGAAGGCTGCCCTCGCCGCCCAGACCGCCCTGGCCCAGCCGGCTGTCGAGAAGGCCGTTGCCTACTCGCGTTCGGTCTACGAAATCTCTGCCCAGACCCAACAGGATCTGGCCAAGATGGTTGAAGCCCAGTTCGGCGACTTCCAGAAATCCATGGCCGGTATGGTTGAAATGGCCACCAAGTCCGCTCCGGCTGGCTCGGAAGGTGCTGTTGCTGCGATCCAGAGCGCCATCGCTGCTGCCAACTCGGCTTTCGGCAACATGAACACCGTTGCCAAGCAGTTTGCTGATGCTGCCCAGGCCAACATGGCTGCCGTCACCAAGAAGTCCAAGTAA